CTTACTGGCTGTGAACTAATGGGAATTGCATGTTGGCGAAAGTTGATTAAATCTGCAAAATATTCTATCTGTCCTAGAGGGAggggtgttttttttagtaaaatggTGAATGCACTAACAAGGAAATCACCCTGAGCTGTAATAAAGAAGATATGTGGTGACATCATGGAGAGTTCTTGTGGAACCAAGgtacattttttcttctttttgctaAATGTTATTGAATTATAATTTgcaatgttttgtgttgtggCTATATTAGGAAATGCATTCAGACACagttgaaaagttaaagtaagtCAAGTTAAAAggcattttaaatgtcataatcAGTTCATAACATGCTGTATCTACTAAATGAACCTAGCttacttttgttcattttatttaaatttcagacaaaaaaaatctttgttgGTTTAAAGTAAAAGGAAATAATGAACCTGAGGCATACCACAATATAATTTCAAGAAAGGTATCAAAGAAGACTGTAACTCATACTCTAAGTCACTATAACATtgtatcttttgtttttgtttccctTTCAAAGGACACATCATGCAAAGACTGCCGAGTGTTTCCAGTCTGAGTAGATCAGGAATCCGCTGAAGGTGCTGTCAGTCTTGGAGCTGGTGTAGAAGCCATTGTACTCTCCCAGGGCCATCTGAACCCAGACCTGGTCTCCTGGCACAAGGTGCAGCAGGGACCCACCAGACAGAGATACAGGTTTGGGCCAGTTCCCATAAAACTGAAAGTAAGAGGCCACGGCATGTCCATTCTTCATCAAGTCAAACTGCAGGCTGGAGCGGTACACTGTGGCATGGACCGCAAAGTAGTAGACTCCAGGAACTTTACAGGTGAAGCGTCCTGTCTCTGCATTATAATCGTTCTGCTCATTGAGGGTAATCTTATCAAAACGCACAGTGTCTCCCACGCTGAGCGGCAGAGTGAGGCCTTCTGACAGTTTGGCACTGAACGCAGATTTGGGGGCAACAGCACATTCTCCAGGctggcccctctctcccttctcccctgGGTCGCCCCTATCCCCTGTCAGGCCACGCTGTCCTGTCTCACCTAGGAATGTGATCAGTCAGTAGTCAGTATTCAtgacacttttttcttttacacaatATACCTTTTTATAGAGGCCATAAACTAGTTTACCTGTGCCACCCCTGTCGCctttttctcccttctctccaggTGCAGCATCCCTTCCGTCCCGCCCATCTCGTCCTGGCTGACCTGGACTTCCGTGGACCCCTGGGGATCCCGGGATACCAGGCTGTCCTACACACAGACTGGCTGGAATCTTATTGTCATCCAACTGGCCAGAAAGACACACTTGCAACATCAGCAGTAAGTAGACTGAAGGCTGTCCAAGAGTTGTCATTTCACTGTCACAACCTAGAGCGAGCAAACGTAATGTTCACATGTGACATTACTGAACATAACATAACTGATGGGCATGTATGGTAAAGTTTCTTTGCATGTGTTACCATGGTGAAGATCCCAGTAGCATTGT
This Periophthalmus magnuspinnatus isolate fPerMag1 chromosome 13, fPerMag1.2.pri, whole genome shotgun sequence DNA region includes the following protein-coding sequences:
- the c1qtnf5 gene encoding complement C1q tumor necrosis factor-related protein 5; protein product: MTTLGQPSVYLLLMLQVCLSGQLDDNKIPASLCVGQPGIPGSPGVHGSPGQPGRDGRDGRDAAPGEKGEKGDRGGTGETGQRGLTGDRGDPGEKGERGQPGECAVAPKSAFSAKLSEGLTLPLSVGDTVRFDKITLNEQNDYNAETGRFTCKVPGVYYFAVHATVYRSSLQFDLMKNGHAVASYFQFYGNWPKPVSLSGGSLLHLVPGDQVWVQMALGEYNGFYTSSKTDSTFSGFLIYSDWKHSAVFA